tcgTACTCTATCGGTGGAGTTAAAatagaattgagaaaagagaactgatgccGTAATACCTCTCCTGATCGTGGAGTCATAGACTCGTCTTATCATTTCAAAAACTGGTTTTTGTCTCTTGTCTTCAAATGCAGATAGAGGAATGGAATCTGAAGAAAATATTGCTCCAAAACGTGCAGCAAATTAAtgtacaacaattttttgaaacatgATCTTCGCCTCTAAAAATTCCATATGGTTAAACTAATGTGTCTACTTACGGTGAATGTTTTAGCGCACAAAAATCtgaaacattttcgaataatGTCAACGAGAAATACAAGACATCGTATATTACACTAATCTCTTCACTTGTGTCTGCGaggtttttttaaagttttgtttctgtttatCGAAAATTGCATTAACCGTCGAGATAAGTTCTTCAGAGCAAACATTTGGATTGTCTCTGTCACAAATTAGTTTACATTAACTTTAGTTTAGCTTAAAAAGAGGCACACAACAGTCTAGATTTTAAGTGATTGTAAGTGGTTCGgtttgtttaattttagtAACAGCAAATTAGAATTTAATGCGAGGACCAATTTTGACTCACCCACTCTATTCACTGCAACTATGCCAACTATTGAAAAGTGTGTGAGAGGAGACATTGGGATGTGACGGTATCGACGTTTTCTTGAATTGATCCCTCGTTCTGTGCATTCGAGGCATTCGACGAGAAATAATCGACGgcaaaattctttaaaaaaaaactaaatgttagCACGACCCGCAGGATCTACTATACGAAAAATGTGCGAGTTTTCGAAGGAAGCTGTATATTGAAGtcagccaaaaaatatttctattttgcaCAGAATCTCTACGACATAGAATTCTAGATTTTATTGAGCCGTAGAAAGGTGCACAGGGCTACGTGTATTCaagatttcaattaaaaaaatgttgaatttgccACAGCCAAAAAGTAGAATTTGTTTGCCAATAGTAATAGTGCATTGGATGCTCCGAAAGTAATCCATTACATGGGGTAACAAAAATACACGAGTGAATTTAGGAGAATCACAAAGCtatttccgaattaatgaattacttaGCAGCATCGAATGTATTTTGGTTTATTACCTATCCCACGCAAAAGTTCATTATCACAAAGTTGGCGCATAGTTGATAGTTAATTGGCACACTTTTCAACATTTGGCATGCTATTTTTAGTAGTTAGCAGACGCATTCCACTTTTACCACACACATTCCACTTTCAAATAATTTGGCACATATTATCTCGTACACAAAATCCTCCATCCAATGAGGAGCATAACGATTGAAATACATCGCTCGCTCGGTATAGTGAAGTCGGGATAGCAGTTGGATAATATCGTACACTACTTAATCCATTATATATTAGATTCACCTGCTTTTGAGCCCCCATTACCCAAATCGTCCGTTCCTTTCTATTCCTACACATTATTCCATTAATCCAGAAAATCCACAAGGAAATATGTCGACATATGTTACCGAAGAAGACAACCTATTAAATGGTAATCAACCTCAACCAGAAATCGTCAACGCGAAGCCAACAACTAAAAAAACCATCAAATGTCGTTCGGTTCTATGGCACGTTACGTTTTGGGGATTCATTATAAATTATATGGTCAGATGCAACATCAATATGGCCATCGTTTCAATGGTCATACCGAGAATAACTACGAACAAAACTGATGTTAAAGTGTCGGAATGTTTTAACCATTCTACAGTGGCCTTATTGCGAAACACATCTTCTGTGATGAGTGACGAAGACGACAAAACGTTCCGAATCGAACGAAATATGATGGATCATTTAGGCGTAATGTTCACTTTCACTTTTTAGTAATGAAATACAGAGAGGAATGGTAATATCCGTATCTATAATGGCAGATAGACTATAATAGGGCTGGATTCCAGTGGAACGAATATCAGCAAAGCTTAGTTCTTGGATCGTTTTATTGGTTGTATTGGATAACGCATATTCCAGGTGGCTTCTTGGCGAAGAGATACGGCACCAAGCTTATATTTGGTTGGTCCAATTTTCTATCTTGCGCCACCAGTTTTCTGATACCGTTTAGTGCCTACTTGGACCTTAACGCACTTCTATTTTTGAGAACGATGCAGGGATTCTTGAATGTAAGTctttacatttttactttcTCTATTCTTagattggttgaaaatgtgatagaaAGAGATGCAAATAGTCGTTGTGCGTGACATGCTTTATAAATGATCCGTCAACCCTTTGTATTAGGGTTTCAGTTGGCCAGCTATGCACAATATTATTTCCGAATGGATACCACCAAATGAAAGAAGGTCCGTTCCACAATCGTAACGTTTCTTTATTACTCTCATCTAATCATTACTTTTCCTATGAAGTCAATTTGTCAGCGCATATATGGGAGGTTCCGTTGGGCTAGCTGTTTGTTATCCACTGTTTGGATTCATTATATCGATATCGTCGTGGGAATGGATATTTCATTTCTCCACTGTCGCTGCGATAATTTGGTTCATTTTTTGGCAATATTTAGTCTACGACAAACCATCCCAACATCCTCGCATCGATTCTGATGAGCTTCAATTCATCACTGAGTCGCTGGGCCATTCGGGTCATAATGACAGCAAAGTAATAGTTTCATGAAGAGAAGAAATGTTCAATTATTTGGAACACCAATTTCAGGACAAAATTCCTTGGATAGCCATTCTGACCAGCATACCATTTTGGTTAACTGTTGTTGCTCAATGGGGTcgggctaaaaatgttttctgattaatttttaaataatgagAAGGTTGTCTCCCTTCAACAGGTGGCGTCTGGGTGCTATTCACACTGATGACTCAATTGCCCACTTACTTCAAGTTCATTCACGGATTGGACTATCGAATGTCAGGGTTTTTGTCCGGTCTTCCTCATATCCTTCGCATGatattttcgtatgttttGTCCATATTTTTGGACTACTTATTACGGTCTAAAAAAATGACTAGGACTAATGTTCGGAAGCTTGCCGTGTTCTGCAATTGCATTATTTGCGgaatattcacaattattttggCATATGCCGGTTGTGATCATATCATTGCTATTATCTCCGTTTCATTGGCCATGGCAATGTTAGGTGCTCAAGCTTGCGGTCCACTGTCAAGCTTCGTAGATTTGGCAtcgaatttttcttcaatttcatttgGAATTTCCGCTACAGTATGTGTTCTAACTGGAACATTTTCATCGTACATCGTTGGAATATTGACATTGAACAATGTTAGTTGGTACAGCCATGCGGCTATGTaagaatcaaaaaatattttcaatgaaaattcccTATGTCTAGCAAACTATTCAGCAATGGAAGTACGTGTTCCTCATATCATCTGCTATGTCACTTGGCACAGGGATAATCTATTTGCTGTTCGGATCGTCGGAGGAACAACGTTGGAATAAATCGTCGTCCAAGGAGAGGGAGATGAAACCATTGACGGTTATTGCAAACATTTATCCACAATACGATGACAACAATGGAAGGAAAGATTCGATGTGATGAGTagattgttgtttgtttataaACAGAAATTTATAAAAGAATATAGTGTAACGAAGTGGAGTAATTTTTCTTGCGACTTCCGTGCACGCGGAAGTTGATTTGATCGAAAGATATTTCACCATCCAATCTTGTGTTAATTCATGATTTTATtcagaaatatttaattaagaaGTCTTGGAATTTTAAGGAGATTTGGGGAATTTTTTGGTGGATTTAGtagaatttccaaattttaggGCCCGATCGAACCGCTCATTGCAAAGTTGGGATTTGTGGATTTCACTCTTCATCGACGTAGACAAGCCGGATATCTTCTGGCTAACCGTATATCTTCTGGCAAACGAAAAGAATCGCCaaagaaacgccaagaaaaatcttcaaagtgTTAGAATCGCTAAGAAAAATCCCTAAAGTGTGAAAGTGTGCGACTTCGCcttaggatcacaatcaccaactcgtcaaaataaacaattgggcacaggtgcataatatttccTTTTCTCTTTCTTGTAAGGCTTgttagtttgttgttttgggtTGGCAAGTGTGAGCTTTGCGGAACGATCCGAAGTCGACTGGAGTAATCACAAGCGAAaacctaagagtaattatacctagagaggaaatttcgaacaaaattacgtaaaatatgtagtcccaacatgaaatacgaaatgtttattggtatgtgtgtttACCCTCTTAgttaagagggcaaattgaattatcaaaagcgaaaaagcgtcaacgcatacatgtattggtgtaaaattatacgaaatgtgcaTCTTATGCTgcgaaaattcattcatttcgccttcggctcagcaTACAAACTCCACACTcttcaaaacaacgattttccgcaCAAGTATGTAATCTACTGTTACATGCTTGTGTACGGTAAGCGCATTTCATTGTCGCAAAAAGTGACGctaagtgcactttacattgcataagcatgtaaaaaattgaaaactctACTCGGTATAAAACGTTTCATAATTTATGATTCACGAATGAGCTATTGAGAATTctggtgttgaggaatttcgcgtcgcgccattcacaataacccccaaagtgacattttccttatacaaaatgtgtcattctttgaattattgtgaatgacgcggcgcgaaattcctagcagccatTATCGACCCTGCTTCGGGCCATTTACAATTCtactaacaaaattttaagCTTTTGTTTACCagaaaaaatcgccaaagtacAAAAAGGCGCCAAGAAGCGgtcaaagtgtgaagaaatgtaaaaaaagacGGTTAattcaaagttctgaaagatgAGTTCCCCCAATGTGTTTGTCTTCACTTTACAATTCACGGGAGTTGTAAAGATGAACTTCGAGGTTTTTGAAACTTGCGGGACGAAACGGAATCTTTAGATACTTTAGGGATAATGTGACTATGacaaattatgtttttgttgcTATTTTAACTTGTCTTGACCATGACAAAAGAATTGAcctttcgatttattttattttctttttcgtgaAACATGATTGTCTGGATTCATCACCAAATTGATGAAGGGTGCTAACACATCTAATTTAGATattccaaacgtcctgtatGGGGAAGGATGCAACgtttgatctacacaggatcCTCAATCAAGTGTCAATCAAGTATTAATTTGGAATCTTGCAACAGAAGATGACAAGTATAATACTTGCTCGGTGAACTTCAGTGAATTTCTCTCAACaagattttcttgttttcatcGTAACGCTGGCGGAGTAATACCGGTATTCAAAATGTGTCTAACGCTTAAAATGCTGGGAATGTATCAGTATCTGAGGAACGATGTTTGCAAGTAAAACCAATTCTAAAACaatctttcagaaccttgggttAATTGGCGTCTCTACACACTTTGGTGATTTTTCTCTTGTTTTATATTTGtactaaattttggaatgaatATGTCGAAGGACCTGCTTAAtgatcaataaataaataaataactcGTGCCACatcgtttttgaaaacaattttatagctgaaaatgataaaaaatgcATCGAAGTGATTTAGAGTAATTGCACTTATTATCTCTAACatttgaaaatcaataaagAAATACGTAAGTAATGTAAAACAGTTGTCATACAGTAGGGAGACTCCGATTTCCACTTacagcaacgcacttcaagcataagTGGTACTGCAAAGAGGActctgaaacttgacagtgtgtcagtGACACTGTGTCACGCAACTGCAAAACATTGTAAAAAACCAATCCttacaaaatagtactatatatggcagctgtcgactatgatcacttttgcttgaagtgcgttgcttacaattaaaatttgacgtgaaaacttgaaaatctAAGTTGACCCACCATATACTCTGTATGGAagagttatttaaaattttcaggaCTTATGTTGTAATTTGTGACATTTATGTATATCCATTCAATAAATAATGCGATGCTTTGCCTTTCTTGAGGTGTTACCTTAGCAATAAGGATTGTACTTGCGACCGAGTAATCAATATATCAATTTTTCCGGCGAAGAACGACGATAACAATTGAAATTGTCCTTGTCGCTTTTATTGACAATGAACATGTTAACAACttttattatcaaaatcaAATGCAGTGCATTTTCCTTACCGAATCATTTAGTCGCATAACGTTTAGTGAAGTAGAAGTAACGTTCGAGAATGCATAAAATTCAAGTCCATAAAGCAataaatctgttgatttctttcttttatcgCATCGGGCTTTGGCATCGTAGCGATAGACCGACAGTTGGAGAACTTGGTATCAAGTGGTTCTACCTCATCTATTATTCTATGTTCTTCGTTTCATTGTTGTGCGGAATCATTTCCACTTCTAACGCCATACACGAGTCCACGTTTACGGTGTCTGTGACGGTTATCATTGCAGTTTTGCAAGTCAAACTTAACATTCTTTTATGGAAGCAAGAGATTTTTCTGGGATTGTTGAAACGCATTAGTGTTTATTCGATTCGAAACACCGAAACTTTCCTCATCTGCAGTAACAAGCTAGAaagtttcataaaatttgcgGTTTTATTCTATGGTGCCACTTTCGTTACCGCAACTTTCGCCAGCTTTGTGGTACCATTTCTTGCAAAAGAGAGAATgtttattttccgttttgcATTCCCTTTGGATTGGAAAAACGATAACTTTGCCTTTTTTTGGCAAATGCTTTTATTATAAGTCAAACGTACCTAACGATCGTGATTGTACTATTTACGATCATAATTTGGTATTTATTGATGCAATGCTCGTTAAGATATGAAGGTCTAGCAGGAGATGCACGAATCATGGGACGAATAACCGTACAAAAAAACGAGACAATGACAGAGAAGGAATTACACAACGTTTATATGCAGGACTTGAAGGAATTGATTACTGCTCACCTAAACTTGAGAGGGTATAGTATACTCATGTCGAATCAATGCAATtccataaatatttcaaattttcatttctgtaAAGACTAATCGACGAATTCGGATCATTGTCATCGAAtatgttttttcttcaattttgtaCCAGTGGTGTATGCATCTGCATATCAACTTATAACCTGGCATTTGTATATGAATTCAATCAGCCGTCGGGtctatttctaaaaaaaaatgggaccTGAATTGATAAGGATTTTGTTGTCGCTTACATTCAATTATTTCTAGGATAGCAGTGACAACATGATACAACGCTTCATTAACGTCTATATGTTTGCGTACAATATTGCCGAATTGTTCATGATTACGTACTTCGGGAACGAGATGATGCTGTCGAGCTCTTCTGTCTCCTATAGTTTGTTTGAATCGAATTGGTTCGATCAACCACAATCGACCAACAAGTACATTATcatttttggtgaatatttAAAGCAACCACATGAGCTGTTGATTGGTAAACTGTTTCCGTTGACTTTGGAAACTTTTAATAGGGTTAGGATCGAGCGTTAATTGAacagatttttgtttattatgtaACCCTTGTTGCAGATTTCACATTCAGCTTACAGTATgttcaatattttgaaaagcACAGCGCAGTAATAGAGATTGTAAATGTAGTCACAAATTGTGGAACAGCTTCACATACGCAGTACTTTTTAAAATGTAGATATATTTAGTGATAAgagtcaaattaattaaatatgtTTTAACGTATTATATCATGGCActgaacagatttttttaacggatataggtttgttccgaataactgtaaacccgaactttgacaacacgaacgtcgaagatttcatccacagagatgaacataacctaaatgtcaacaaatttctttgtaaatttttcgttaaaatttacgtcaacctgaaagttgaggttatgttgctttctatggatgaaatttgacatttcgaaatgaccttggaacaaacctgttagattaaactaaattttagcCTCTCTAATATGATCCGCCACAaaataagaaacattttttgaaccaCCACAAgtataaatttaatgagagCTCTAAAGTGgcacacatttaaaaaatttagttcacTTTAGAACGTAGACAAGTATAGGTCATTTCAAACAGATTTGTAGAAATCTCACACAAATAATATTCTTAAATGGACATTTGTCAATAAACAATCAttattcattaatttaattatctcGAAACCAAAATACTGTCAACAACTGGAGCATGTGTGTCCAAAATATAGTACATCGCAAACTCTCATCTTTTATAATTATAGGGTTGCATACGCAggtagggatgggaggcgttcaaaattatcgataatatcaatcgaaagaaattatcgataatcgattaatcatatcgttatcgataatttaataattatcgataattatcaaaatatcgaaattcgataattatcaaaatatcaatattttgatatttatctgaaaattcatgataatataccgatatatcggaatatatcgataaatatcggattttcggaccgaaatatcgatatatcgaattatcgatatcttgataattatcaaaatatcaataattatcgattatcgatattttttttgataattttcgataaaaaaagtcgataattatcgattatcgataattgataattatcgataatcattttcattatcgcccatgcctataCGCAGGTAGCATCAAAACGAAGTTTCTTTGCTAGAGATGGTATTGATTGTTTACCGTCTATGTaagaatcaaaaaatattaacaatGGAAATTCCTTCTGTCCAGCAAACTGTTCAGCAATGGAGGTGCCGAGGTACGTGTTTTCATATCATATGCTATGTCCTTAGAACATGGATAGTCTATTTGTTGTTCGGATCGTCTGAGGAGCAACATTGGAATAAATCGTCGTCCAAGTTAAGTGACATGAAACCATTGACGGTTATTGCAAACATTTATCCACAATACGATGACAAGAATGGAAGGAAAGATTCGATGTGATGAGTAGATTCTTTATTGTTTATAAACAGAAATTTATAAAGGAATGATGTGTGACGAGGCGGGGTCATTTTTCAAAGTTAGGCCTGGTGAGTACTCCAATATTCCATTCACAGAAAGAATTTCATCACAAGATGTCTCACCAGTCATCGTTCTAAagctaattaaaaaaatccaaaggtCCACTTTCGTATCTAAGCGGTGTgagggaatctcgcgccgcgtcattcacaataactcacaaagtgacatcttccttatacaaaatgtgtcaaaatgtgaattattgtgaatgacgcggcgcgagattcctagcaaccatCTAAGCCCATCTTGGGTTAATCCAACGCACTGTCAGGGCTTTGGTTAATCTATACATTCGCTTAAATCTGCACTGAACGAAGGTCATGGGCCATTTTTTTCGATACAGACGTTACAATTGAATTGCAACAATTGTTGTTATCCAATTCCATGGGCGGATCCAGCTATTGCTCTGACCCAGGCGGatagaagacaaaaaaatgtctgaCTCAGGCGATTTTCGcttgaaaaaatttccttcAACTCTTTCCGTTTAGCTTTGTTCTGACGACTCAGTAAGAATGAAGCAAGCATACACACAGCAGGGTTGAGGTTGTGGGACGGatattaataaatttcattgacaaaaattttgattttgatgcgGAAATTGCAATAAGGTCCAGAATTATAGCCGATAAGAAGAACGAGATTTCTGTGAAGCGCGGTTTCAATGGTCCGAAGATATTCCGGACTGTCGGGTCGTCTCTTTTCCGTGTGATAATAAAGCAATTTATGGAAGGGCGAAATGTCACAATGTGAGATGTCAGGTGGTTCCGAAgacaatcaaatcaaatagGAATTGCATTTACTCAGTTACGGAGGAAGAAAATAGTTTGGTTAACATAAAATTCGGCTGACATAAAATTGACATAGTTGAGGTTGTGGCCATTGAGACTTCAAAGAGTATTATCGCACGTTCAATCTTGATGTGGAACGATCAATTAAACACGTTTTACTGAATCCAGGATCGGAAATGTCAACGCATGTGAAACAGTATCCCGGCCTTGAAATCACTAAAAGACCTGGAGATGTGTTTCAGTATATGAAGGCCGTCGATTTGAAACGTGCATACAGCGGAATTAAGTGCCTTTAATGTTACCCCGTACGTACAGCAGAATTAAGTGCCGTTATGTTACCCAGGCATATGTAGTGCCCCTGAAAACGATGTTTTTCTTTGTCGGAAAGTTTTCTGCATGGATAAAGAAATTGTCATCGAGTTTACTGATTTGTTAATGGGAATGAAGGTGCTATTGGAATTCACGAGAGAATGCCTCCCGGTTCTGGTAAGGTGCGTGTGAATGAGAACTTAAAGCTTTATATTCCCTTgattttagtttaatttacttgaacattttttattttattttgttttt
This genomic stretch from Bradysia coprophila strain Holo2 chromosome II, BU_Bcop_v1, whole genome shotgun sequence harbors:
- the LOC119074109 gene encoding sialin-like, with translation MSTYVTEEDNLLNGNQPQPEIVNAKPTTKKTIKCRSVLWHVTFWGFIINYMVRCNINMAIVSMVIPRITTNKTDVKVSECFNHSTVALLRNTSSVMSDEDDKTFRIERNMMDHLGIDYNRAGFQWNEYQQSLVLGSFYWLYWITHIPGGFLAKRYGTKLIFGWSNFLSCATSFLIPFSAYLDLNALLFLRTMQGFLNGFSWPAMHNIISEWIPPNERSQFVSAYMGGSVGLAVCYPLFGFIISISSWEWIFHFSTVAAIIWFIFWQYLVYDKPSQHPRIDSDELQFITESLGHSGHNDSKDKIPWIAILTSIPFWLTVVAQWGGVWVLFTLMTQLPTYFKFIHGLDYRMSGFLSGLPHILRMIFSYVLSIFLDYLLRSKKMTRTNVRKLAVFCNCIICGIFTIILAYAGCDHIIAIISVSLAMAMLGAQACGPLSSFVDLASNFSSISFGISATVCVLTGTFSSYIVGILTLNNQTIQQWKYVFLISSAMSLGTGIIYLLFGSSEEQRWNKSSSKEREMKPLTVIANIYPQYDDNNGRKDSM